One Phoenix dactylifera cultivar Barhee BC4 chromosome 8, palm_55x_up_171113_PBpolish2nd_filt_p, whole genome shotgun sequence genomic window carries:
- the LOC103718541 gene encoding acyl-lipid (9-3)-desaturase-like: protein MAMEGEKRRYITSEELRGHNTPGDLWISIQGKVYDVTGWVKDHPGGDIPLLNLAGQDVTDAFVAYHPGTTWALLDRFFVGYLADYRVSAVSKDYRRLVAEFARLGLFEKKGHGVLCSLISMAFFFLVSVSGVLLSTSTFVHLISGLLMGLLWIQSGFLGHDSGHYNIMTSPGLNRLIQILSGNCLAGISIGWWKRNHNAHHIACNSLDFDPDVQHIPLFAVSSKFFTSLTSYFYERKLAFTSVARFLVSYQHWTFYPVMCVARVNLFAQSVLLLLSKKKVPGRWQETVGCIIFWIWYPLLVSALPNCTERAIFVAANFAVTGIQHVQFCLNHFSASVYVGPPRGNDWFEKQTMGTLDILCPPWMDWFHGGLQFQVEHHLFPRLPRCQLRRISPYVKELCKKHALPYTAASFWDANLRTLGTLRTAALQARDLTNPVPKNLVWEAVNTHG from the coding sequence ATGGCTATGGAAGGAGAGAAGCGGAGGTACATCACCTCCGAGGAGCTCCGGGGTCACAACACGCCGGGCGACCTCTGGATCTCGATCCAGGGAAAGGTCTATGACGTGACCGGGTGGGTCAAGGACCACCCCGGGGGCGACATCCCCCTCCTCAACCTCGCCGGCCAGGACGTCACCGACGCCTTCGTCGCATACCACCCTGGCACCACCTGGGCTCTCCTCGACCGCTTCTTCGTCGGCTACCTCGCCGACTACCGCGTCTCCGCCGTCTCCAAGGACTACCGCCGCCTCGTCGCCGAGTTTGCCCGCCTCGGCCTCTTCGAGAAGAAGGGCCACGGCGTCCTCTGCTCCCTCATCTCCatggccttcttcttcctcgtcTCCGTCTCCGGCGTCCTCCTCTCCACCAGCACCTTCGTCCATCTTATCAGCGGCTTGCTCATGGGCCTCCTCTGGATCCAATCGGGCTTCCTCGGCCACGACTCCGGCCACTACAACATCATGACCAGCCCAGGACTCAACCGGCTGATCCAGATCCTCTCCGGCAACTGCCTCGCCGGGATAAGCATTGGCTGGTGGAAGAGGAACCACAATGCGCACCACATTGCCTGCAACAGCCTCGATTTCGATCCCGACGTCCAGCACATTCCCCTCTTCGCCGTGtcctccaagttcttcaccTCCCTGACCTCCTACTTCTACGAGAGGAAGCTCGCCTTCACTTCTGTCGCCCGGTTCTTGGTGAGCTACCAGCATTGGACCTTCTACCCTGTCATGTGCGTCGCCAGGGTCAATCTCTTCGCGCAGTCGGTGCTGCTCTTGCTCTCGAAGAAGAAGGTGCCGGGCCGATGGCAGGAGACCGTGGGGTGCATCATCTTTTGGATTTGGTATCCTCTGCTCGTCTCCGCGCTGCCCAATTGCACCGAGAGGGCGATATTCGTTGCGGCGAACTTCGCGGTCACCGGAATCCAGCATGTTCAGTTCTGTCTCAACCACTTCTCGGCGAGCGTCTACGTCGGGCCGCCTCGTGGGAATGATTGGTTCGAGAAGCAGACGATGGGGACGCTCGACATCCTGTGCCCTCCCTGGATGGACTGGTTCCATGGAGGTTTGCAGTTCCAGGTGGAGCACCACCTCTTCCCCCGCCTCCCGAGGTGCCAACTCCGAAGGATCTCTCCGTATGTGAAGGAGCTCTGCAAGAAGCACGCCTTGCCATACACAGCTGCATCATTCTGGGATGCAAATCTGAGGACGCTCGGGACTCTGAGGACCGCGGCACTGCAAGCTCGGGACTTGACGAACCCGGTGCCCAAGAATTTGGTCTGGGAGGCTGTGAACACCCATGGCTGA
- the LOC120111604 gene encoding uncharacterized protein LOC120111604, whose product MVSLVPLARIASIPGAKPSAGRRRARPRVCVCGRVKDEEEKERVIRVSDPLRRTGLSPLFSGPLLPGASSSFPSPSPTQQQQQRDGDEDKQRYYVNMGYAIRTLREDFPDIFQREPRFDIYRDDIVFKDPLNTFVGIDNYKRIFWALRLNGRIFFKVLWINIGSIWQPAENIIMIRWIVHGIPRVPWESHGRFDGTSEYKLDKNGKVFEHRVDNVVLNSPTKFRILSVEELIRSLGCPSTPRPTYFETSLSKGISITPFLLRFTWVRYYLAFYLTLAWQCVAKD is encoded by the exons ATGGTTTCCCTCGTCCCTCTCGCGAGGATCGCCTCGATCCCGGGGGCGAAACCCTCTGCCGGCCGTCGGAGGGCCAGGCCAAGGGTCTGCGTCTGTGGGCGAGTCAAagacgaggaggagaaggagagggtcaTTAGGGTTTCCGACCCTCTTCGAAGGACCGGCCTCTCCCCGCTCTTCTCCGGTCCCCTTCTACCCGGCGCTTCCTCCTCTTTCCCGTCTCCTTCTCCaacgcagcagcagcagcagcgcgACGGCGACGAGGATAAGCAGAGATACTATGTGAATATGGGCTACGCGATCCGAACCCTGAGGGAGGACTTCCCCGATATCTTCCAGAGGGAACCCAGATTCGATATCTATAG AGATGATATTGTCTTCAAAGATCCTCTCAACACTTTTGTGGGCATTGACAACTACAAACGAATTTTCTGGGCACTGCGACTCAATGGTCGTATTTTCTTCAAGGTCCTGTGGATTAATATAGGAAGCATATGGCAGCCAGCAGAGAACATTATCATGATCCGTTGGATCGTTCATGGCATCCCCCGCGTACCATGGGAGAGCCATGGTCGCTTTGATGGCACCTCTGAGTACAAGCTCGATAAGAATGGAAAGGTCTTTGAGCATCGGGTTGACAATGTTGTTCTCAACTCACCCACCAAGTTCAGGATCTTGTCCGTAGAGGAGCTGATTCGATCACTTGGCTGCCCATCCACTCCAAGGCCAACTTATTTTGAGACATCATTATCGAAGGGCATATCGATCACGCCATTTCTGTTGAGATTCACATGGGTAAGATACTATCTTGCATTTTACCTAACTCTTGCTTGGCAATGTGTCGCAAAAGATTGA